A genome region from Vespa velutina chromosome 18, iVesVel2.1, whole genome shotgun sequence includes the following:
- the LOC124955422 gene encoding luciferin 4-monooxygenase-like isoform X1: MRTHLIVTVLLVYDNPKEMSKKARIIKGPPAYKVALDCSVGQFFLEHLRKHSNRIFEIDAETGQFQTNKEILERSVKLAEILKRRNIKLEDKISIAAENHRNWFVAALAGIYVGAVIAPLNPSYTELEMKHVLNISKPRIIFVSRKTEKLLSKIVVDLSWRMELIELDDEALTSNVPTLKNLLETTDYYTDPYRYIPIDIGDNKERPMLILCSSGTTGLPKGVLLSHQNLLNFTHNIYKSNYLDIMQDERILMFLPLYHGYGFGMISVVTLTGSTLVRITNFSVELFFTSIQRYRITFLPIVPSVLIILAKHPAVPSYDFRSVKKVLCGAAPLPKELLLEAKKRLNLKSITNGYGMTELSIVIGFSDKSGENDNAINNLMPGVQCKVINPETFETLEPMQPGELCIKGEHILMLGYYGNRKATNETIDNDGWLHTGDVCLYDETGKLFIVDRLKELIKYKGYQVSPVEIEVLLLSHPAVKDVAVASKLDENSGELPMAFIVKQPNSKVTAQEIADYVKRQMSPQKWLRGGVRFIDAIPRNSTGKIMRRELRRLASNL, from the exons ATGCGAACCCATCTGATAGTGACAGTGTTATTA GTTTACGATAATCCGAAAGAAATGTCTAAGAAAGCGAGAATAATCAAAGGCCCACCTGCCTATAAGGTAGCGCTAGACTGTTCAGTAGGACAATTTTTCTTAGAACATTTGCGAAAACATTCTAATCGTATTTTTGAG attGACGCCGAAACTGGAcaatttcaaacgaataagGAAATATTGGAAAGAAGCGTCAAACTCGCTGAGATTTTAAAAAGGCGCAACATAAAATTGGAAGACAAGATATCTATTGCTGCGGAAAATCATCGTAATTGGTTTGTGGCAGCATTGGCAGGCATATATGTCGGAGCAGTGATAGCACCTCTTAATCCTTCGTATACAGAAC tCGAGATGAAACACGTGCTAAACATTTCGAAGCCGCGAATTATCTTCGTATCGCGAAAAACCGAAAAGCTACTAAGTAAAATAGTAGTTGATCTATCTTGGCGGAtggaattaattgaattagaCGATGAAGCACTTACGAGTAACGTGCCtacgttaaaaaatttgttggaAACGACGGACTATTACACAGATCCTTATCGATATATTCCTATTGATATCGGTGATAACAAGGAACGGCCAATGTTAATTTTATGCTCAAGCGGTACTACGGGTTTGCCAAAAGGAGTATTGCTGTCTCATCAGAATCTGTTAAACTTCACGcataatatata TAAATCCAATTATCTAGACATAATGCAAGACGAAAGGATATTAATGTTTCTCCCGTTGTATCACGGTTATGGCTTCGGTATGATATCAGTTGTAACATTAACTGGATCAACGCTAGTCCGAATTACCAACTTCTCAGTGGAACTTTTCTTCACTTCGATTCAAAGATATCGCATCACTTTTCTACCTATCGTGCCGTCGGTGCTGATTATTCTCGCAAAACACCCGGCCGTTCCTAGCTACGATTTTCGAAGCGTGAAGAAAGTCCTGTGTGGAGCAGCGCCATTACCAAAGGAG ttGCTATTGGAAGCAAAGAAACGGCTAAACCTAAAGTCTATTACTAATGGTTATGGCATGACAGAGCTTTCGATAGTGATCGGCTTTAGCGACAAGTCCGGTGAGAACGACAATGCTATCAATAACCTTATGCCCGGTGTACAATGTAAGGTAATCAATCCCGAGACATTCGAGACTTTAGAACCGATGCAACCGGGAGAATTGTGCATCAAAGGCGAACATATCCTAATGTTGGGATACTACGGTAATCGCAAAGCGACCAATGAAACAATCGATAATGATGGTTGGCTTCATACGGGTGACGTCTGTCTTTACGACGAGACTGGCAAGTTGTTCATCGTCGATCGACTAAAGGAGCTCATTAAGTACAAAGGTTATCAGGTCTCACCGGTCGAAATCGAAGTTCTCCTACTTTCTCATCCTGCTGTTAAGGATGTTGCTGTCGCTAGTAAACTTGACGAAAATTCTGGCGAACTACCAATGGCTTTCATCGTGAAGCAACCTAATTCGAAAGTAACCGCTCAAGAAATTGCAGACTACGTTAAAA gACAAATGTCACCGCAAAAGTGGCTGAGAGGTGGCGTACGTTTTATCGATGCCATTCCTAGGAATTCGACTGGAAAGATCATGCGGCGCGAACTTCGAAGATTGGCGTCCAATTTGTAA
- the LOC124955422 gene encoding 4-coumarate--CoA ligase 1-like isoform X3 has product MCTVYDNPKEMSKKARIIKGPPAYKVALDCSVGQFFLEHLRKHSNRIFEIDAETGQFQTNKEILERSVKLAEILKRRNIKLEDKISIAAENHRNWFVAALAGIYVGAVIAPLNPSYTELEMKHVLNISKPRIIFVSRKTEKLLSKIVVDLSWRMELIELDDEALTSNVPTLKNLLETTDYYTDPYRYIPIDIGDNKERPMLILCSSGTTGLPKGVLLSHQNLLNFTHNIYKSNYLDIMQDERILMFLPLYHGYGFGMISVVTLTGSTLVRITNFSVELFFTSIQRYRITFLPIVPSVLIILAKHPAVPSYDFRSVKKVLCGAAPLPKELLLEAKKRLNLKSITNGYGMTELSIVIGFSDKSGENDNAINNLMPGVQCKVINPETFETLEPMQPGELCIKGEHILMLGYYGNRKATNETIDNDGWLHTGDVCLYDETGKLFIVDRLKELIKYKGYQVSPVEIEVLLLSHPAVKDVAVASKLDENSGELPMAFIVKQPNSKVTAQEIADYVKRQMSPQKWLRGGVRFIDAIPRNSTGKIMRRELRRLASNL; this is encoded by the exons GTTTACGATAATCCGAAAGAAATGTCTAAGAAAGCGAGAATAATCAAAGGCCCACCTGCCTATAAGGTAGCGCTAGACTGTTCAGTAGGACAATTTTTCTTAGAACATTTGCGAAAACATTCTAATCGTATTTTTGAG attGACGCCGAAACTGGAcaatttcaaacgaataagGAAATATTGGAAAGAAGCGTCAAACTCGCTGAGATTTTAAAAAGGCGCAACATAAAATTGGAAGACAAGATATCTATTGCTGCGGAAAATCATCGTAATTGGTTTGTGGCAGCATTGGCAGGCATATATGTCGGAGCAGTGATAGCACCTCTTAATCCTTCGTATACAGAAC tCGAGATGAAACACGTGCTAAACATTTCGAAGCCGCGAATTATCTTCGTATCGCGAAAAACCGAAAAGCTACTAAGTAAAATAGTAGTTGATCTATCTTGGCGGAtggaattaattgaattagaCGATGAAGCACTTACGAGTAACGTGCCtacgttaaaaaatttgttggaAACGACGGACTATTACACAGATCCTTATCGATATATTCCTATTGATATCGGTGATAACAAGGAACGGCCAATGTTAATTTTATGCTCAAGCGGTACTACGGGTTTGCCAAAAGGAGTATTGCTGTCTCATCAGAATCTGTTAAACTTCACGcataatatata TAAATCCAATTATCTAGACATAATGCAAGACGAAAGGATATTAATGTTTCTCCCGTTGTATCACGGTTATGGCTTCGGTATGATATCAGTTGTAACATTAACTGGATCAACGCTAGTCCGAATTACCAACTTCTCAGTGGAACTTTTCTTCACTTCGATTCAAAGATATCGCATCACTTTTCTACCTATCGTGCCGTCGGTGCTGATTATTCTCGCAAAACACCCGGCCGTTCCTAGCTACGATTTTCGAAGCGTGAAGAAAGTCCTGTGTGGAGCAGCGCCATTACCAAAGGAG ttGCTATTGGAAGCAAAGAAACGGCTAAACCTAAAGTCTATTACTAATGGTTATGGCATGACAGAGCTTTCGATAGTGATCGGCTTTAGCGACAAGTCCGGTGAGAACGACAATGCTATCAATAACCTTATGCCCGGTGTACAATGTAAGGTAATCAATCCCGAGACATTCGAGACTTTAGAACCGATGCAACCGGGAGAATTGTGCATCAAAGGCGAACATATCCTAATGTTGGGATACTACGGTAATCGCAAAGCGACCAATGAAACAATCGATAATGATGGTTGGCTTCATACGGGTGACGTCTGTCTTTACGACGAGACTGGCAAGTTGTTCATCGTCGATCGACTAAAGGAGCTCATTAAGTACAAAGGTTATCAGGTCTCACCGGTCGAAATCGAAGTTCTCCTACTTTCTCATCCTGCTGTTAAGGATGTTGCTGTCGCTAGTAAACTTGACGAAAATTCTGGCGAACTACCAATGGCTTTCATCGTGAAGCAACCTAATTCGAAAGTAACCGCTCAAGAAATTGCAGACTACGTTAAAA gACAAATGTCACCGCAAAAGTGGCTGAGAGGTGGCGTACGTTTTATCGATGCCATTCCTAGGAATTCGACTGGAAAGATCATGCGGCGCGAACTTCGAAGATTGGCGTCCAATTTGTAA
- the LOC124955422 gene encoding 4-coumarate--CoA ligase 1-like isoform X2, which produces MDINMLVYDNPKEMSKKARIIKGPPAYKVALDCSVGQFFLEHLRKHSNRIFEIDAETGQFQTNKEILERSVKLAEILKRRNIKLEDKISIAAENHRNWFVAALAGIYVGAVIAPLNPSYTELEMKHVLNISKPRIIFVSRKTEKLLSKIVVDLSWRMELIELDDEALTSNVPTLKNLLETTDYYTDPYRYIPIDIGDNKERPMLILCSSGTTGLPKGVLLSHQNLLNFTHNIYKSNYLDIMQDERILMFLPLYHGYGFGMISVVTLTGSTLVRITNFSVELFFTSIQRYRITFLPIVPSVLIILAKHPAVPSYDFRSVKKVLCGAAPLPKELLLEAKKRLNLKSITNGYGMTELSIVIGFSDKSGENDNAINNLMPGVQCKVINPETFETLEPMQPGELCIKGEHILMLGYYGNRKATNETIDNDGWLHTGDVCLYDETGKLFIVDRLKELIKYKGYQVSPVEIEVLLLSHPAVKDVAVASKLDENSGELPMAFIVKQPNSKVTAQEIADYVKRQMSPQKWLRGGVRFIDAIPRNSTGKIMRRELRRLASNL; this is translated from the exons GTTTACGATAATCCGAAAGAAATGTCTAAGAAAGCGAGAATAATCAAAGGCCCACCTGCCTATAAGGTAGCGCTAGACTGTTCAGTAGGACAATTTTTCTTAGAACATTTGCGAAAACATTCTAATCGTATTTTTGAG attGACGCCGAAACTGGAcaatttcaaacgaataagGAAATATTGGAAAGAAGCGTCAAACTCGCTGAGATTTTAAAAAGGCGCAACATAAAATTGGAAGACAAGATATCTATTGCTGCGGAAAATCATCGTAATTGGTTTGTGGCAGCATTGGCAGGCATATATGTCGGAGCAGTGATAGCACCTCTTAATCCTTCGTATACAGAAC tCGAGATGAAACACGTGCTAAACATTTCGAAGCCGCGAATTATCTTCGTATCGCGAAAAACCGAAAAGCTACTAAGTAAAATAGTAGTTGATCTATCTTGGCGGAtggaattaattgaattagaCGATGAAGCACTTACGAGTAACGTGCCtacgttaaaaaatttgttggaAACGACGGACTATTACACAGATCCTTATCGATATATTCCTATTGATATCGGTGATAACAAGGAACGGCCAATGTTAATTTTATGCTCAAGCGGTACTACGGGTTTGCCAAAAGGAGTATTGCTGTCTCATCAGAATCTGTTAAACTTCACGcataatatata TAAATCCAATTATCTAGACATAATGCAAGACGAAAGGATATTAATGTTTCTCCCGTTGTATCACGGTTATGGCTTCGGTATGATATCAGTTGTAACATTAACTGGATCAACGCTAGTCCGAATTACCAACTTCTCAGTGGAACTTTTCTTCACTTCGATTCAAAGATATCGCATCACTTTTCTACCTATCGTGCCGTCGGTGCTGATTATTCTCGCAAAACACCCGGCCGTTCCTAGCTACGATTTTCGAAGCGTGAAGAAAGTCCTGTGTGGAGCAGCGCCATTACCAAAGGAG ttGCTATTGGAAGCAAAGAAACGGCTAAACCTAAAGTCTATTACTAATGGTTATGGCATGACAGAGCTTTCGATAGTGATCGGCTTTAGCGACAAGTCCGGTGAGAACGACAATGCTATCAATAACCTTATGCCCGGTGTACAATGTAAGGTAATCAATCCCGAGACATTCGAGACTTTAGAACCGATGCAACCGGGAGAATTGTGCATCAAAGGCGAACATATCCTAATGTTGGGATACTACGGTAATCGCAAAGCGACCAATGAAACAATCGATAATGATGGTTGGCTTCATACGGGTGACGTCTGTCTTTACGACGAGACTGGCAAGTTGTTCATCGTCGATCGACTAAAGGAGCTCATTAAGTACAAAGGTTATCAGGTCTCACCGGTCGAAATCGAAGTTCTCCTACTTTCTCATCCTGCTGTTAAGGATGTTGCTGTCGCTAGTAAACTTGACGAAAATTCTGGCGAACTACCAATGGCTTTCATCGTGAAGCAACCTAATTCGAAAGTAACCGCTCAAGAAATTGCAGACTACGTTAAAA gACAAATGTCACCGCAAAAGTGGCTGAGAGGTGGCGTACGTTTTATCGATGCCATTCCTAGGAATTCGACTGGAAAGATCATGCGGCGCGAACTTCGAAGATTGGCGTCCAATTTGTAA
- the LOC124955422 gene encoding 4-coumarate--CoA ligase 1-like isoform X4 → MSKKARIIKGPPAYKVALDCSVGQFFLEHLRKHSNRIFEIDAETGQFQTNKEILERSVKLAEILKRRNIKLEDKISIAAENHRNWFVAALAGIYVGAVIAPLNPSYTELEMKHVLNISKPRIIFVSRKTEKLLSKIVVDLSWRMELIELDDEALTSNVPTLKNLLETTDYYTDPYRYIPIDIGDNKERPMLILCSSGTTGLPKGVLLSHQNLLNFTHNIYKSNYLDIMQDERILMFLPLYHGYGFGMISVVTLTGSTLVRITNFSVELFFTSIQRYRITFLPIVPSVLIILAKHPAVPSYDFRSVKKVLCGAAPLPKELLLEAKKRLNLKSITNGYGMTELSIVIGFSDKSGENDNAINNLMPGVQCKVINPETFETLEPMQPGELCIKGEHILMLGYYGNRKATNETIDNDGWLHTGDVCLYDETGKLFIVDRLKELIKYKGYQVSPVEIEVLLLSHPAVKDVAVASKLDENSGELPMAFIVKQPNSKVTAQEIADYVKRQMSPQKWLRGGVRFIDAIPRNSTGKIMRRELRRLASNL, encoded by the exons ATGTCTAAGAAAGCGAGAATAATCAAAGGCCCACCTGCCTATAAGGTAGCGCTAGACTGTTCAGTAGGACAATTTTTCTTAGAACATTTGCGAAAACATTCTAATCGTATTTTTGAG attGACGCCGAAACTGGAcaatttcaaacgaataagGAAATATTGGAAAGAAGCGTCAAACTCGCTGAGATTTTAAAAAGGCGCAACATAAAATTGGAAGACAAGATATCTATTGCTGCGGAAAATCATCGTAATTGGTTTGTGGCAGCATTGGCAGGCATATATGTCGGAGCAGTGATAGCACCTCTTAATCCTTCGTATACAGAAC tCGAGATGAAACACGTGCTAAACATTTCGAAGCCGCGAATTATCTTCGTATCGCGAAAAACCGAAAAGCTACTAAGTAAAATAGTAGTTGATCTATCTTGGCGGAtggaattaattgaattagaCGATGAAGCACTTACGAGTAACGTGCCtacgttaaaaaatttgttggaAACGACGGACTATTACACAGATCCTTATCGATATATTCCTATTGATATCGGTGATAACAAGGAACGGCCAATGTTAATTTTATGCTCAAGCGGTACTACGGGTTTGCCAAAAGGAGTATTGCTGTCTCATCAGAATCTGTTAAACTTCACGcataatatata TAAATCCAATTATCTAGACATAATGCAAGACGAAAGGATATTAATGTTTCTCCCGTTGTATCACGGTTATGGCTTCGGTATGATATCAGTTGTAACATTAACTGGATCAACGCTAGTCCGAATTACCAACTTCTCAGTGGAACTTTTCTTCACTTCGATTCAAAGATATCGCATCACTTTTCTACCTATCGTGCCGTCGGTGCTGATTATTCTCGCAAAACACCCGGCCGTTCCTAGCTACGATTTTCGAAGCGTGAAGAAAGTCCTGTGTGGAGCAGCGCCATTACCAAAGGAG ttGCTATTGGAAGCAAAGAAACGGCTAAACCTAAAGTCTATTACTAATGGTTATGGCATGACAGAGCTTTCGATAGTGATCGGCTTTAGCGACAAGTCCGGTGAGAACGACAATGCTATCAATAACCTTATGCCCGGTGTACAATGTAAGGTAATCAATCCCGAGACATTCGAGACTTTAGAACCGATGCAACCGGGAGAATTGTGCATCAAAGGCGAACATATCCTAATGTTGGGATACTACGGTAATCGCAAAGCGACCAATGAAACAATCGATAATGATGGTTGGCTTCATACGGGTGACGTCTGTCTTTACGACGAGACTGGCAAGTTGTTCATCGTCGATCGACTAAAGGAGCTCATTAAGTACAAAGGTTATCAGGTCTCACCGGTCGAAATCGAAGTTCTCCTACTTTCTCATCCTGCTGTTAAGGATGTTGCTGTCGCTAGTAAACTTGACGAAAATTCTGGCGAACTACCAATGGCTTTCATCGTGAAGCAACCTAATTCGAAAGTAACCGCTCAAGAAATTGCAGACTACGTTAAAA gACAAATGTCACCGCAAAAGTGGCTGAGAGGTGGCGTACGTTTTATCGATGCCATTCCTAGGAATTCGACTGGAAAGATCATGCGGCGCGAACTTCGAAGATTGGCGTCCAATTTGTAA